A single genomic interval of Trachemys scripta elegans isolate TJP31775 chromosome 3, CAS_Tse_1.0, whole genome shotgun sequence harbors:
- the LOC117875277 gene encoding general transcription factor II-I repeat domain-containing protein 2A-like: MAKRKIDSENRGFQSRWENEYMFTEIAGKPVCLLCGSNIAVMKEYNLRRHYETKHENKFKNLSAGQKLQKVEELKKNLTSQQTFFTKAKSQSEAAVKASFIVAEEIAKSGRPFTEGEFVKNCMMKVCDVLCPDKTRAFANVSLSRNTVANRVCEMATDLKTQLIERAKDFVAYSLAVDETTDATDTAQLAIFIRGVDSNLCVTEEILDIKSMHGTTKGEDIFGNVFQSVTDMKLPWEKLVGLTTDGAPAMCGEKNGLVGRMRSKMREKNCAGELTVYHCIIHQESLSAKVLKMDHVMNTVTQTVNFIRAHGLNHRQFQSFLREIDSEFGDMPYHTEVRWLSRGKVLKRHFELREEICQFMDSKGKDCTVLRDEKWKCELAFLADITSHLSALNLQLQGREHIITDMHDAVKAFQVKLRLWETQMHQCNLSHFPCCQVIRNQESATVFPNATFAEKLSALRTEFARRFSDFEAQKSNFELLRNPFAVDVETAPVEMQMELIELQCNGTLKAKYDTAGPAQFTRFIPEAMPQLRQHAARILSMFGSTYLCEQLFSVMKINKTSHRSRLTDEHLQSILRIFTTQNLTPNINELVAKKRLQVSGSD, from the coding sequence ATGGCCAAGAGAAAAATTGATTCTGAAAACCGAGGCTTTCAAAGCCGGTGGGAGAATGAGTATATGTTTACTGAAATTGCAGGTAAACCAGTGTGTCTCCTTTGTGGGAGTAATATCGCTGTAATGAAGGAGTATAACCTAAGACGGCACTACGAGACGAAACATGAGAACAAATTCAAAAACCTGAGCGCAGGACAGAAGCTACAAAAGGTAGAGGAGTTGAAGAAGAATTTGACATCCCAGCAGACGTTTTTCACCAAAGCAAAATCACAAAGTGAAGCTGCTGTGAAAGCAAGTTTCATTGTGGCCGAAGAGATCGCCAAATCAGGACGGCCATTTACCGAGGGGGAATTCGTAAAGAATTGTATGATGAAAGTGTGCGACGTCCTTTGTCCAGATAAAACGCGAGCGTTTGCAAATGTAAGCCTCAGCAGAAACACTGTTGCTAATCGGGTTTGTGAGATGGCGACTGATTTGAAAACACAGTTGATTGAAAGAGCAAAAGATTTTGTTGCATACTCCCTTGCCGTGGATGAAACTACTGACGCGACTGACACTGCACAGCTGGCGATATTTATCCGTGGTGTGGATTCCAATTTGTGCGTAACAGAGGAAATACTGGACATTAAATCGATGCACGGGACAACGAAAGGAGAAGAcatctttggaaatgtatttcaaagtgtAACCGACATGAAACTGCCGTGGGAAAAACTCGTTGGACTTACAACAGATGGCGCACCTGCTatgtgtggtgaaaaaaatggaCTGGTGGGAAGGATGCGCTCAAAGATGCGGGAGAAGAACTGTGCCGGTGAGTTGACAGTGTATCACTGCATCATACACCAGGAATCGCTGAGTGCTAAAGTCCTaaaaatggatcatgtgatgaacACTGTAACACAAACCGTCAACTTTATCAGAGCCCACGGTTTAAATCACCGCCAATTCCAGTCTTTTCTGCGGGAAATAGATAGCGAGTTTGGCGATATGCCATATCATACGGAGGTCCGGTGGCTAAGTCGGGGAAAAGTTCTCAAAAGACACTTTGAGCTGCGAGAGGAAATCTGCCAGTTCATGGACAGTAAGGGGAAAGACTGCACAGTTCTGCGGGATGAAAAGTGGAAATGTGAGTTGGCGTTCCTGGCTGACATAACGTCGCATCTTAGCGCTTTAAACCTTCAACTCCAGGGACGGGAGCACATAATAACCGATATGCATGATGCAGTGAAGGCATTTCAAGTGAAGCTGCGCTTATGGGAGACACAAATGCACCAATGCAACCTGTCTCACTTTCCCTGTTGCCAAGTAATACGGAACCAAGAAAGTGCCACAGTTTTCCCAAATGCCACCTTTGCTGAAAAACTCAGCGCGCTGCGCACTGAGTTCGCACGGCGCTTCAGTGactttgaggcacagaaaagtaactTCGAGCTGCTTCGCAACCCATTTGCAGTCGATGTGGAAACCGCACCTGTAGAAATGCAGATGGAGCTGATAGAACTGCAATGTAACGGGACACTGAAGGCAAAGTACGACACTGCGGGGCCAGCACAGTTCACTCGCTTCATTCCTGAAGCGATGCCGCAGCTCCGCCAACATGCGGCTCGAATCCTGTCCATGTTTGGCAGCACATATCTGTGCGAGCAGCTGTTCTCTgtgatgaaaattaacaaaacGTCACACAGGAGTCGCCTCACTGATGAACACCTGCAATCGATCCTGAGAATCTTCACAACACAGAACCTAACCCCAAACATAAACGAACTTGTTGCAAAGAAAAGACTCCAAGTATCAGGCTCTGACTAA